Within the Trachemys scripta elegans isolate TJP31775 chromosome 4, CAS_Tse_1.0, whole genome shotgun sequence genome, the region NNNNNNNNNNNNNNNNNNNNNNNNNNNNNNNNNNNNNNNNNNNNNNNNNNNNNNNNNNNNNNNNNNNNNNNNNNNNNNNNNNNNNNNNNNNNNNNNNNNNNNNNNNNNNNNNNNNNNNNNNNNNNNNNNNNNNNNNNNNNNNNNNNNNNNNNNNNNNNNNNNNNNNNNNNNNNNNNNNNNNNNNNNNNNNNNNNNNNNNNNNNNNNNNNNNNNNNNNNNNNNNNNNNNNNNNNNNNNNNNNNNNNNNNNNNNNNNNNNNNNNNNNNNNNNNNNNNNNNNNNNNNNNNNNNNNNNNNNNNNNNNNNNNNNNNNNNNNNNNNNNNNNNNNNNNNNNNNNNNNNNNNNNNNNNNNNNNNNNNNNNNNNNNNNNNNNNNNNNNNNNNNNNNNNNNNNNNNNNNNNNNNNNNNNNNNNNNNNNNNNNNNNNNNNNNNNNNNNNNNNNNNNNNNNNNNNNNNNNNNNNNNNNNNNNNNNNNNNNNNNNNNNNNNNNNNNNNNNNNNNNNNNNNNNNNNNNNNNNNNNNNNNNNNNNNNNNNNNNNNNNNNNNNNNNNNNNNNNNNNNNNNNNNNNNNNNNNNNNNNNNNNNNNNNNNNNNNNNNNNNNNNNNNNNNNNNNNNNNNNNNNNNNNNNNNNNNNNNNNNNNNNNNNNNNNNNNNNNNNNNNNNNNNNNNNNNNNNNNNNNNNNNNNNNNNNNNNNNNNNNNNNNNNNNNNNNNNNNNNNNNNNNNNNNNNNNNNNNNNNNNNNNNNNNNNNNNNNNNNNNNNNNNNNNNNNNNNNNNNNNNNNNNNNNNNNNNNNNNNNNNNNNNNNNNNNNNNNNNNNNNNNNNNNNNNNNNNNNNNNNNNNNNNNNNNNNNNNNNNNNNNNNNNNNNNNNNNNNNNNNNNNNNNNNNNNNNNNNNNNNNNNNNNNNNNNNNNNNNNNNNNNNNNNNNNNNNNNNNNNNNNNNNNNNNNNNNNNNNNNNNNNNNNNNNNNNNNNNNNNNNNNNNNNNNNNNNNNNNNNNNNNNNNNNNNNNNNNNNNNNNNNNNNNNNNNNNNNNNNNNNNNNNNNNNNNNNNNNNNNNNNNNNNNNNNNNNNNNNNNNNNNNNNNNNNNNNNNNNNNNNNNNNNNNNNNNNNNNNNNNNNNNNNNNNNNNNNNNNNNNNNNNNNNNNNNNNNNNNNNNNNNNNNNNNNNNNNNNNNNNNNNNNNNNNNNNNNNNNNNNNNNNNNNNNNNNNNNNNNNNNNNNNNNNNNNNNNNNNNNNNNNNNNNNNNNNNNNNNNNNNNNNNNNNNNNNNNNNNNNNNNNNNNNNNNNNNNNNNNNNNNNNNNNNNNNNNNNNNNNNNNNNNNNNNNNNNNNNNNNNNNNNNNNNNNNNNNNNNNNNNNNNNNNNNNNNNNNNNNNNNNNNNNNNNNNNNNNNNNNNNNNNNNNNNNNNNNNNNNNNNNNNNNNNNNNNNNNNNNNNNNNNNNNNNNNNNNNNNNNNNNNNNNNNNNNNNNNNNNNNNNNNNNNNNNNNNNNNNNNNNNNNNNNNNNNNNNNNNNNNNNNNNNNNNNNNNNNNNNNNNNNNNNNNNNNNNNNNNNNNNNNNNNNNNNNNNNNNNNNNNNNNNNNNNNNNNNNNNNNNNNNNNNNNNNNNNNNNNNNNNNNNNNNNNNNNNNNNNNNNNNNNNNNNNNNNNNNNNNNNNNNNNNNNNNNNNNNNNNNNNNNNNNNNNNNNNNNNNNNNNNNNNNNNNNNNNNNNNNNNNNNNNNNNNNNNNNNNNNNNNNNNNNNNNNNNNNNNNNNNNNNNNNNNNNNNNNNNNNNNNNNNNNNNNNNNNNNNNNNNNNNNNNNNNNNNNNNNNNNNNNNNNNNNNNNNNNNNNNNNNNNNNNNNNNNNNNNNNNNNNNNNNNNNNNNNNNNNNNNNNNNNNNNNNNNNNNNNNNNNNNNNNNNNNNNNNNNNNNNNNNNNNNNNNNNNNNNNNNNNNNNNNNNNNNNNNNNNNNNNNNNNNNNNNNNNNNNNNNNNNNNNNNNNNNNNNNNNNNNNNNNNNNNNNNNNNNNNNNNNNNNNNNNNNNNNNNNNNNNNNNNNNNNNNNNNNNNNNNNNNNNNNNNNNNNNNNNNNNNNNNNNNNNNNNNNNNNNNNNNNNNNNNNNNNNNNNNNNNNNNNNNNNNNNNNNNNNNNNNNNNNNNNNNNNNNNNNNNNNNNNNNNNNNNNNNNNNNNNNNNNNNNNNNNNNNNNNNNNNNNNNNNNNNNNNNNNNNNNNNNNNNNNNNNNNNNNNNNNNNNNNNNNNNNNNNNNNNNNNNNNNNNNNNNNNNNNNNNNNNNNNNNNNNNNNNNNNNNNNNNNNNNNNNNNNNNNNNNNNNNNNNNNNNNNNNNNNNNNNNNNNNNNNNNNNNNNNNNNNNNNNNNNNNNNNNNNNNNNNNNNNNNNNNNNNNNNNNNNNNNNNNNNNNNNNNNNNNNNNNNNNNNNNNNNNNNNNNNNNNNNNNNNNNNNNNNNNNNNNNNNNNNNNNNNNNNNNNNNNNNNNNNNNNNNNNNNNNNNNNNNNNNNNNNNNNNNNNNNNNNNNNNNNNNNNNNNNNNNNNNNNNNNNNNNNNNNNNNNNNNNNNNNNNNNNNNNNNNNNNNNNNNNNNNNNNNNNNNNNNNNNNNNNNNNNNNNNNNNNNNNNNNNNNNNNNNNNNNNNNNNNNNNNNNNNNNNNNNNNNNNNNNNNNNNNNNNNNNNNNNNNNNNNNNNNNNNNNNNNNNNNNNNNNNNNNNNNNNNNNNNNNNNNNNNNNNNNNNNNNNNNNNNNNNNNNNNNNNNNNNNNNNNNNNNNNNNNNNNNNNNNNNNNNNNNNNNNNNNNNNNNNNNNNNNNNNNNNNNNNNNNNNNNNNNNNNNNNNNNNNNNNNNNNNNNNNNNNNNNNNNNNNNNNNNNNNNNNNNNNNNNNNNNNNNNNNNNNNNNNNNNNNNNNNNNNNNNNNNNNNNNNNNNNNNNNNNNNNNNNNNNNNNNNNNNNNNNNNNNNNNNNNNNNNNNNNNNNNNNNNNNNNNNNNNNNNNNNNNNNNNNNNNNNNNNNNNNNNNNNNNNNNNNNNNNNNNNNNNNNNNNNNNNNNNNNNNNNNNNNNNNNNNNNNNNNNNNNNNNNNNNNNNNNNNNNNNNNNNNNNNNNNNNNNNNNNNNNNNNNNNNNNNNNNNNNNNNNNNNNNNNNNNNNNNNNNNNNNNNNNNNNNNNNNNNNNNNNNNNNNNNNNNNNNNNNNNNNNNNNNNNNNNNNNNNNNNNNNNNNNNNNNNNNNNNNNNNNNNNNNNNNNNNNNNNNNNNNNNNNNNNNNNNNNNNNNNNNNNNNNNNNNNNNNNNNNNNNNNNNNNNNNNNNNNNNNNNNNNNNNNNNNNNNNNNNNNNNNNNNNNNNNNNNNNNNNNNNNNNNNNNNNNNNNNNNNNNNNNNNNNNNNNNNNNNNNNNNNNNNNNNNNNNNNNNNNNNNNNNNNNNNNNNNNNNNNNNNNNNNNNNNNNNNNNNNNNNNNNNNNNNNNNNNNNNNNNNNNNNNNNNNNNNNNNNNNNNNNNNNNNNNNNNNNNNNNNNNNNNNNNNNNNNNNNNNNNNNNNNNNNNNNNNNNNNNNNNNNNNNNNNNNNNNNNNNNNNNNNNNNNNNNNNNNNNNNNNNNNNNNNNNNNNNNNNNNNNNNNNNNNNNNNNNNNNNNNNNNNNNNNNNNNNNNNNNNNNNNNNNNNNNNNNNNNNNNNNNNNNNNNNNNNNNNNNNNNNNNNNNNNNNNNNNNNNNNNNNNNNNNNNNNNNNNNNNNNNNNNNNNNNNNNNNNNNNNNNNNNNNNNNNNNNNNNNNNNNNNNNNNNNNNNNNNNNNNNNNNNNNNNNNNNNNNNNNNNNNNNNNNNNNNNNNNNNNNNNNNNNNNNNNNNNNNNNNNNNNNNNNNNNNNNNNNNNNNNNNNNNNNNNNNNNNNNNNNNNNNNNNNNNNNNNNNNNNNNNNNNNNNNNNNNNNNNNNNNNNNNNNNNNNNNNNNNNNNNNNNNNNNNNNNNNNNNNNNNNNNNNNNNNNNNNNNNNNNNNNNNNNNNNNNNNNNNNNNNNNNNNNNNNNNNNNNNNNNNNNNNNNNNNNNNNNNNNNNNNNNNNNNNNNNNNNNNNNNNNNNNNNNNNNNNNNNNNNNNNNNNNNNNNNNNNNNNNNNNNNNNNNNNNNNNNNNNNNNNNNNNNNNNNNNNNNNNNNNNNNNNNNNNNNNNNNNNNNNNNNNNNNNNNNNNNNNNNNNNNNNNNNNNNNNNNNNNNNNNNNNNNNNNNNNNNNNNNNNNNNNNNNNNNNNNNNNNNNNNNNNNNNNNNNNNNNNNNNNNNNNNNNNNNNNNNNNNNNNNNNNNNNNNNNNNNNNNNNNNNNNNNNNNNNNNNNNNNNNNNNNNNNNNNNNNNNNNNNNNNNNNNNNNNNNNNNNNNNNNNNNNNNNNNNNNNNNNNNNNNNNNNNNNNNNNNNNNNNNNNNNNNNNNNNNNNNNNNNNNNNNNNNNNNNNNNNNNNNNNNNNNNNNNNNNNNNNNNNNNNNNNNNNNNNNNNNNNNNNNNNNNNNNNNNNNNNNNNNNNNNNNNNNNNNNNNNNNNNNNNNNNNNNNNNNNNNNNNNNNNNNNNNNNNNNNNNNNNNNNNNNNNNNNNNNNNNNNNNNNNNNNNNNNNNNNNNNNNNNNNNNNNNNNNNNNNNNNNNNNNNNNNNNNNNNNNNNNNNNNNNNNNNNNNNNNNNNNNNNNNNNNNNNNNNNNNNNNNNNNNNNNNNNNNNNNNNNNNNNNNNNNNNNNNNNNNNNNNNNNNNNNNNNNNNNNNNNNNNNNNNNNNNNNNNNNNNNNNNNNNNNNNNNNNNNNNNNNNNNNNNNNNNNNNNNNNNNNNNNNNNNNNNNNNNNNNNNNNNNNNNNNNNNNNNNNNNNNNNNNNNNNNNNNNNNNNNNNNNNNNNNNNNNNNNNNNNNNNNNNNNNNNNNNNNNNNNNNNNNNNNNNNNNNNNNNNNNNNNNNNNNNNNNNNNNNNNNNNNNNNNNNNNNNNNNNNNNNNNNNNNNNNNNNNNNNNNNNNNNNNNNNNNNNNNNNNNNNNNNNNNNNNNNNNNNNNNNNNNNNNNNNNNNNNNNNNNNNNNNNNNNNNNNNNNNNNNNNNNNNNNNNNNNNNNNNNNNNNNNNNNNNNNNNNNNNNNNNNNNNNNNNNNNNNNNNNNNNNNNNNNNNNNNNNNNNNNNNNNNNNNNNNNNNNNNNNNNNNNNNNNNNNNNNNNNNNNNNNNNNNNNNNNNNNNNNNNNNNNNNNNNNNNNNNNNNNNNNNNNNNNNNNNNNNNNNNNNNNNNNNNNNNNNNNNNNNNNNNNNNNNNNNNNNNNNNNNNNNNNNNNNNNNNNNNNNNNNNNNNNNNNNNNNNNNNNNNNNNNNNNNNNNNNNNNNNNNNNNNNNNNNNNNNNNNNNNNNNNNNNNNNNNNNNNNNNNNNNNNNNNNNNNNNNNNNNNNNNNNNNNNNNNNNNNNNNNNNNNNNNNNNNNNNNNNNNNNNNNNNNNNNNNNNNNNNNNNNNNNNNNNNNNNNNNNNNNNNNNNNNNNNNNNNNNNNNNNNNNNNNNNNNNNNNNNNNNNNNNNNNNNNNNNNNNNNNNNNNNNNNNNNNNNNNNNNNNNNNNNNNNNNNNNNNNNNNNNNNNNNNNNNNNNNNNNNNNNNNNNNNNNNNNNNNNNNNNNNNNNNNNNNNNNNNNNNNNNNNNNNNNNNNNNNNNNNNNNNNNNNNNNNNNNNNNNNNNNNNNNNNNNNNNNNNNNNNNNNNNNNNNNNNNNNNNNNNNNNNNNNNNNNNNNNNNNNNNNNNNNNNNNNNNNNNNNNNNNNNNNNNNNNNNNNNNNNNNNNNNNNNNNNNNNNNNNNNNNNNNNNNNNNNNNNNNNNNNNNNNNNNNNNNNNNNNNNNNNNNNNNNNNNNNNNNNNNNNNNNNNNNNNNNNNNNNNNNNNNNNNNNNNNNNNNNNNNNNNNNNNNNNNNNNNNNNNNNNNNNNNNNNNNNNNNNNNNNNNNNNNNNNNNNNNNNNNNNNNNNNNNNNNNNNNNNNNNNNNNNNNNNNNNNNNNNNNNNNNNNNNNNNNNNNNNNNNNNNNNNNNNNNNNNNNNNNNNNNNNNNNNNNNNNNNNNNNNNNNNNNNNNNNNNNNNNNNNNNNNNNNNNNNNNNNNNNNNNNNNNNNNNNNNNNNNNNNNNNNNNNNNNNNNNNNNNNNNNNNNNNNNNNNNNNNNNNNNNNNNNNNNNNNNNNNNNNNNNNNNNNNNNNNNNNNNNNNNNNNNNNNNNNNNNNNNNNNNNNNNNNNNNNNNNNNNNNNNNNNNNNNNNNNNNNNNNNNNNNNNNNNNNNNNNNNNNNNNNNNNNNNNNNNNNNNNNNNNNNNNNNNNNNNNNNNNNNNNNNNNNNNNNNNNNNNNNNNNNNNNNNNNNNNNNNNNNNNNNNNNNNNNNNNNNNNNNNNNNNNNNNNNNNNNNNNNNNNNNNNNNNNNNNNNNNNNNNNNNNNNNNNNNNNNNNNNNNNNNNNNNNNNNNNNNNNNNNNNNNNNNNNNNNNNNNNNNNNNNNNNNNNNNNNNNNNNNNNNNNNNNNNNNNNNNNNNNNNNNNNNNNNNNNNNNNNNNNNNNNNNNNNNNNNNNNNNNNNNNNNNNNNNNNNNNNNNNNNNNNNNNNNNNNNNNNNNNNNNNNNNNNNNNNNNNNNNNNNNNNNNNNNNNNNNNNNNNNNNNNNNNNNNNNNNNNNNNNNNNNNNNNNNNNNNNNNNNNNNNNNNNNNNNNNNNNNNNNNNNNNNNNNNNNNNNNNNNNNNNNNNNNNNNNNNNNNNNNNNNNNNNNNNNNNNNNNNNNNNNNNNNNNNNNNNNNNNNNNNNNNNNNNNNNNNNNNNNNNNNNNNNNNNNNNNNNNNNNNNNNNNNNNNNNNNNNNNNNNNNNNNNNNNNNNNNNNNNNNNNNNNNNNNNNNNNNNNNNNNNNNNNNNNNNNNNNNNNNNNNNNNNNNNNNNNNNNNNNNNNNNNNNNNNNNNNNNNNNNNNNNNNNNNNNNNNNNNNNNNNNNNNNNNNNNNNNNNNNNNNNNNNNNNNNNNNNNNNNNNNNNNNNNNNNNNNNNNNNNNNNNNNNNNNNNNNNNNNNNNNNNNNNNNNNNNNNNNNNNNNNNNNNNNNNNNNNNNNNNNNNNNNNNNNNNNNNNNNNNNNNNNNNNNNNNNNNNNNNNNNNNNNNNNNNNNNNNNNNNNNNNNNNNNNNNNNNNNNNNNNNNNNNNNNNNNNNNNNNNNNNNNNNNNNNNNNNNNNNNNNNNNNNNNNNNNNNNNNNNNNNNNNNNNNNNNNNNNNNNNNNNNNNNNNNNNNNNNNNNNNNNNNNNNNNNNNNNNNNNNNNNNNNNNNNNNNNNNNNNNNNNNNNNNNNNNNNNNNNNNNNNNNNNNNNNNNNNNNNNNNNNNNNNNNNNNNNNNNNNNNNNNNNNNNNNNNNNNNNNNNNNNNNNNNNNNNNNNNNNNNNNNNNNNNNNNNNNNNNNNNNNNNNNNNNNNNNNNNNNNNNNNNNNNNNNNNNNNNNNNNNNNNNNNNNNNNNNNNNNNNNNNNNNNNNNNNNNNNNNNNNNNNNNNNNNNNNNNNNNNNNNNNNNNNNNNNNNNNNNNNNNNNNNNNNNNNNNNNNNNNNNNNNNNNNNNNNNNNNNNNNNNNNNNNNNNNNNNNNNNNNNNNNNNNNNNNNNNNNNNNNNNNNNNNNNNNNNNNNNNNNNNNNNNNNNNNNNNNNNNNNNNNNNNNNNNNNNNNNNNNNNNNNNNNNNNNNNNNNNNNNNNNNNNNNNNNNNNNNNNNNNNNNNNNNNNNNNNNNNNNNNNNNNNNNNNNNNNNNNNNNNNNNNNNNNNNNNNNNNNNNNNNNNNNNNNNNNNNNNNNNNNNNNNNNNNNNNNNNNNNNNNNNNNNNNNNNNNNNNNNNNNNNNNNNNNNNNNNNNNNNNNNNNNNNNNNNNNNNNNNNNNNNNNNNNNNNNNNNNNNNNNNNNNNNNNNNNNNNNNNNNNNNNNNNNNNNNNNNNNNNNNNNNNNNNNNNNNNNNNNNNNNNNNNNNNNNNNNNNNNNNNNNNNNNNNNNNNNNNNNNNNNNNNNNNNNNNNNNNNNNNNNNNNNNNNNNNNNNNNNNNNNNNNNNNNNNNNNNNNNNNNNNNNNNNNNNNNNNNNNNNNNNNNNNNNNNNNNNNNNNNNNNNNNNNNNNNNNNNNNNNNNNNNNNNNNNNNNNNNNNNNNNNNNNNNNNNNNNNNNNNNNNNNNNNNNNNNNNNNNNNNNNNNNNNNNNNNNNNNNNNNNNNNNNNNNNNNNNNNNNNNNNNNNNNNNNNNNNNNNNNNNNNNNNNNNNNNNNNNNNNNNNNNNNNNNNNNNNNNNNNNNNNNNNNNNNNNNNNNNNNNNNNNNNNNNNNNNNNNNNNNNNNNNNNNNNNNNNNNNNNNNNNNNNNNNNNNNNNNNNNNNNNNNNNNNNNNNNNNNNNNNNNNNNNNNNNNNNNNNNNNNNNNNNNNNNNNNNNNNNNNNNNNNNNNNNNNNNNNNNNNNNNNNNNNNNNNNNNNNNNNNNNNNNNNNNNNNNNNNNNNNNNNNNNNNNNNNNNNNNNNNNNNNNNNNNNNNNNNNNNNNNNNNNNNNNNNNNNNNNNNNNNNNNNNNNNNNNNNNNNNNNNNNNNNNNNNNNNNNNNNNNNNNNNNNNNNNNNNNNNNNNNNNNNNNNNNNNNNNNNNNNNNNNNNNNNNNNNNNNNNNNNNNNNNNNNNNNNNNNNNNNNNNNNNNNNNNNNNNNNNNNNNNNNNNNNNNNNNNNNNNNNNNNNNNNNNNNNNNNNNNNNNNNNNNNNNNNNNNNNNNNNNNNNNNNNNNNNNNNNNNNNNNNNNNNNNNNNNNNNNNNNNNNNNNNNNNNNNNNNNNNNNNNNNNNNNNNNNNNNNNNNNNNNNNNNNNNNNNNNNNNNNNNNNNNNNNNNNNNNNNNNNNNNNNNNNNNNNNNNNNNNNNNNNNNNNNNNNNNNNNNNNNNNNNNNNNNNNNNNNNNNNNNNNNNNNNNNNNNNNNNNNNNNNNNNNNNNNNNNNNNNNNNNNNNNNNNNNNNNNNNNNNNNNNNNNNNNNNNNNNNNNNNNNNNNNNNNNNNNNNNNNNNNNNNNNNNNNNNNNNNNNNNNNNNNNNNNNNNNNNNNNNNNNNNNNNNNNNNNNNNNNNNNNNNNNNNNNNNNNNNNNNNNNNNNNNNNNNNNNNNNNNNNNNNNNNNNNNNNNNNNNNNNNNNNNNNNNNNNNNNNNNNNNNNNNNNNNNNNNNNNNNNNNNNNNNNNNNNNNNNNNNNNNNNNNNNNNNNNNNNNNNNNNNNNNNNNNNNNNNNNNNNNNNNNNNNNNNNNNNNNNNNNNNNNNNNNNNNNNNNNNNNNNNNNNNNNNNNNNNNNNNNNNNNNNNNNNNNNNNNNNNNNNNNNNNNNNNNNNNNNNNNNNNNNNNNNNNNNNNNNNNNNNNNNNNNNNNNNNNNNNNNNNNNNNNNNNNNNNNNNNNNNNNNNNNNNNNNNNNNNNNNNNNNNNNNNNNNNNNNNNNNNNNNNNNNNNNNNNNNNNNNNNNNNNNNNNNNNNNNNNNNNNNNNNNNNNNNNNNNNNNNNNNNNNNNNNNNNNNNNNNNNNNNNNNNNNNNNNNNNNNNNNNNNNNNNNNNNNNNNNNNNNNNNNNNNNNNNNNNNNNNNNNNNNNNNNNNNNNNNNNNNNNNNNNNNNNNNNNNNNNNNNNNNNNNNNNNNNNNNNNNNNNNNNNNNNNNNNNNNNNNNNNNNNNNNNNNNNNNNNNNNNNNNNNNNNNNNNNNNNNNNNNNNNNNNNNNNNNNNNNNNNNNNNNNNNNNNNNNNNNNNNNNNNNNNNNNNNNNNNNNNNNNNNNNNNNNNNNNNNNNNNNNNNNNNNNNNNNNNNNNNNNNNNNNNNNNNNNNNNNNNNNNNNNNNNNNNNNNNNNNNNNNNNNNNNNNNNNNNNNNNNNNNNNNNNNNNNNNNNNNNNNNNNNNNNNNNNNNNNNNNNNNNNNNNNNNNNNNNNNNNNNNNNNNNNNNNNNNNNNNNNNNNNNNNNNNNNNNNNNNNNNNNNNNNNNNNNNNNNNNNNNNNNNNNNNNNNNNNNNNNNNNNNNNNNNNNNNNNNNNNNNNNNNNNNNNNNNNNNNNNNNNNNNNNNNNNNNNNNNNNNNNNNNNNNNNNNNNNNNNNNNNNNNNNNNNNNNNNNNNNNNNNNNNNNNNNNNNNNNNNNNNNNNNNNNNNNNNNNNNNNNNNNNNNNNNNNNNNNNNNNNNNNNNNNNNNNNNNNNNNNNNNNNNNNNNNNNNNNNNNNNNNNNNNNNNNNNNNNNNNNNNNNNNNNNNNNNNNNNNNNNNNNNNNNNNNNNNNNNNNNNNNNNNNNNNNNNNNNNNNNNNNNNNNNNNNNNNNNNNNNNNNNNNNNNNNNNNNNNNNNNNNNNNNNNNNNNNNNNNNNNNNNNNNNNNNNNNNNNNNNNNNNNNNNNNNNNNNNNNNNNNNNNNNNNNNNNNNNNNNNNNNNNNNNNNNNNNNNNNNNNNNNNNNNNNNNNNNNNNNNNNNNNNNNNNNNNNNNNNNNNNNNNNNNaaaaagaagaacaggagtacttgtggcaccttagagactaacaaatttattagagcataagctttcgtggactacgtgggctgtagtccacgaaagcttatgctctaataaatttgttagtctctaaggtgccacaagtactcctgttctttttgcagactaTTAAGTGACAGACTCTGAGGCTGTTAAAACATAGATTGTCAACTTAacgtgtcaaaatatacaaaggaaaTATCCATAAATCAGAGTTCTGAAACAGtgttttttgattattttttttgctttgcctatctgtacatttagattgtcattgatggaaatatttttgtcggCTTCCATGTGTACAGCGAAATtgttgataaaaatctaatccttctaagCCTATTTATACTCTTACCTTTACTCAGGCTGCcatgactttatttttaaatgtgagtaAATAAGGATAGATCGAAGGACCTATTTCTAGAGTCTTGTCTTGTATACAAATTCCGCTCCCATTGGAGTTCTGTGTGGAATGACTGTAAACTCTGGTTCTTATGTCACTTTGAGAAATACTATAAAGAGTGGTGTTGATAaagtttcccatctgtacttTAGATATATGTTTGAACTGTATAGACAATTTTATAGTGCAAGCTATTATTTGTTACTTTTGTGTACGTAAGATTGTAATTTAAAAGGCAAACAAattcacttttttgttgttggcaTTCATTGTATTTCACATACTTAGAATGTACATAGATATTTGTTTGTCTTTAAGGCCATGGTAGGTGAGGAGTGTGTAGGTGCCATCGTCTGCAAGTTGGATATGCACAAAAAGATGTTCCGCAGAGGTTATATAGCCATGTTAGCAGTGGATTCCAAATACAGAAGAAAAGGCATTGGTAAGAATAGCCTCTCCATGTTCTTATTCAAACTCTAATAACCCTGTTGGGATGGTTGTAACTTTTGGAATAGAAGATTGCCACAAAAATAACAGGCTTCTGCAGAGGTAAAAGATTGTTTTCCTAgaaagctttttttctttaattcagaATAACTTGAAGTCGTTTGGAGATTGTCTACACTTACTATTGTGTCTCATATTGTATTTTACAACTTTGGCGTTGCAATAACTAATTCTAGttcttttccaatgaaaaatgaagaacaattttatttcattttttacttgaacccccacccccttttttttacACTAGGAGGCTGTTTACCCAAGTCCTATTTTCTGGTAGTAGCAGTCTCCCCAAAACCAAGTCTGGACAAGCAACACTTACTTGCTACCTTCCTGGAGAGTTCTTGATGTGCACTTAAATTCCTGGGTGTATTGAATAATTTGTAAATTTGGCATAAGTCTGAAATGAAAGATACCCTGCCACCTCAGTTTCTCTTGTAAAATATCCGTGCCAAATAGCAAAAGAAATGGATAACTTGTGTACCCACGTTTGCACATAAACCCATTCCCAACTTCCTAGTCACTATCCTGGTGAGCTGCTTTAGTAAATTCTTCCTCTGGGTCCTCTTGATCAAATGTGCCACACACTGCCCTTTGGGGAGCCATACATATAGCTAATCACAGCatatatacttaaaaaaatctctcttcttaTGAGGCAACCAAATTTGAGATAGTTTGTTGGACAGTTTCCTTAACGTTCATGCCAGGAATTTCTTCCTTGGTATCTTCACTTACCAAATCAACGTTGAACTGCTTTTTTAAATAGGCCATCCTGAAACATTGTCCTCTATTTTGCAGTACTTTTGAAACTCATAATGTATATGTCAGCATTTCAGGACAAGGATATGCTTTGCTACTAATTTGTTATGGAGCAAACTCTTGCTTCCTATATGTTTGAAGCCTGTTTTGGTTATGGAGGACAGAGAGCATGACTTGGAACAGAAAAATATAGGACAGTAttgtaaaatatttcttttgtgcttctcccctttctcttcctgcagctcctccaaATATGACACAGCATCAAAACAAGTTTCACCCCAAGGGCACAAACAATCTTGAATGTAATCTTAGTTTTTTATAAAAGCAAAATTTTGGCAATGTCTAACCTACATAGACTTTCAAGTTTGGGGCCAATAATGACGGCCCTAATATAGTCACAGTAGTATGTAGGGGAAAGGATACAGGGATCACGCTCCCTCCTTTCCCTCAAGCACTGTCGTGCAGGAGGCACCCATAATTTAGCTGCAGACGCTTGGGAGCACAAGGGGATGCCAATTAGTGCTACGTTTATGTCCACAATGCGTGCAGTCTCTGCATGATTTCTCCCTTCCTCTGCCCCTCCTGTATCCTGTTCATGCAACATCAGGGTAGCACTGGCTTCACTTCTTTTTAAAGTGAAGCAAATCCAAAGTACCTTCCCTCAGTACCTCTCAagatgcttttttccccacaaagagTACCACCACTCAGGAGATTTACCTTTGCCTGTCCCTAGCATATATCAAACTTTGTAAGAGGTGAAATTTCATCCTCTATATCTATTTAGTTGGTATTTTAAATGTACAATCTATAGATcgtttcgggggggagggggttgttgttttttaaagagcaatCCTTTTGCAAGAGAAATGTTCCTCAGATATGCTCCAAGTGGGATTCCAATCATAAGTGCAACAAAAGGGAATCAAACAAGTCTTGACATTCATCTTTATTATGTAAAATATGAGGATATTTTTAAACCTGAGAAGCCTGTTTATAACACCATCCTGACAAAGAAAAGACCTTCAGATTCCAAGGAGAAGCCTGTATATGTTATATAATATCTGTAGACCTATTATATTCTTATGGGCGCCATGTAGAAGTCTTTGCCAATACAGAATAGTTAGTATATGTTTAAAGGCAATTTTAATGCCAAAACCTTGAAAGCAAACAGTGAATCTGCAGTCTAGTTTCAGGTATTTTGAATGCCTAGTATATGCCAGTGTGCTGTGTATTGAAATGGAATATGTGGatgtaattaatatatatattataaaattagTCATCTGTAAACGGTGATTCTCTGAATTtagatctctttttaaaaatctatacctGTATTTTACTTTAATGCtattaaaatctattttccaGGTACAAATTTGGTTAAGAAAGCTATTTATGCCATGGTTGAAGGAGATTGTGATGAGGTAAGTTTTTATAGGTGCTCAAAAATTTTGAGGGAGTACTCTATGCAGTGTTTGTGTTCTTCTCCATACCCATGCATTTATTTTATAGGCATTCTTGGTTTTCTTGTAAGCAACTCTTCCATTTATTGTAGGAGATGGAATACCTTCAAAAAGGCAAACTGAGGAGTATTTTTTGAAACTTAAGTTTAGTTAACTATAACATAATGTACAAATAATAAGAG harbors:
- the NAA30 gene encoding N-alpha-acetyltransferase 30; translated protein: MVGEECVGAIVCKLDMHKKMFRRGYIAMLAVDSKYRRKGIGTNLVKKAIYAMVEGDCDEVVLETEITNKSALKLYENLGFVRDKRLFRYYLNGVDALRLKLWLR